In a genomic window of Lathamus discolor isolate bLatDis1 chromosome 4, bLatDis1.hap1, whole genome shotgun sequence:
- the RAB39A gene encoding ras-related protein Rab-39A — MPGVGAVGARCRHRPRRSPRKSPKAEPGQAGAAMDAAIWIYQFRLIVLGDSTVGKSCLLHRFTEGRFPGPLHSDPTVGVDFFSRLVEIEPGKRVKLQLWDTAGQERFRSITRSYYRNSVGGLLVFDITNRRSFEHVKDWLEEAKMHVQPFQIVFLLVGHKCDLVSQREVTREEAEKLSSDCGMKYIETSAKDATNVEESFTILTRDIYELVKKGEISIQDGWEGVKSGFVPNVVHSSEEAVKPRRQCIC; from the exons ATGCCGGGCGTTGGGGCGGTCGGAGCGCGGTGCAGGCACCGGCCGCGCAGGAGCCCAAGGAAGAGCCCCAAGGCGGAGCCGGGCCAGGCCGGGGCCGCCATGGACGCGGCGATTTGGATCTACCAGTTCCGGCTGATCGTGCTGGGCGACTCCACCGTGGGCAAGTCCTGCCTCTTGCACCGCTTCACCGAGGGCCGCTTCCCGGGGCCGCTGCACTCCGACCCCACCGTGGGGGTGGACTTCTTCTCCCGGCTGGTGGAGATCGAGCCCGGCAAGAGGGtcaagctgcagctctgggacacAGCGGGACAGGAGCGCTTCAG atcGATAACACGCTCTTATTACCGCAATTCAGTAGGTGGCCTGTTAGTGTTCGACATCACAAATCGAAGATCTTTTGAGCACGTGAAAGACTGGCTGGAAGAAGCAAAAATGCATGTGCAGCCCTTTCAGATTGTGTTCCTGTTAGTAGGACATAAATGTGACTTAGTGTCACAGCGTGAGGTTACAAGAGAAGAAGCTGAAAAACTGTCATCTGACTGTGGTATGAAATATATAGAAACTTCAGCCAAAGATGCCACGAATGTTGAAGAATCCTTTACAATTCTTACACGAGACATCTATGAACTtgttaaaaaaggagaaatctcAATACAAGATGGATGGGAAGGTGTCAAGAGCGGCTTTGTTCCAAATGTTGTGCATTCATCAGAAGAAGCAGTAAAGCCCAGAAGACAGTGTATCTGCTGA